ATACATATGTTGTGTGTAGTTCATCTTTAGGTTTCTTGCTGCTTTGTTGTCACAAGTATACTTACCACCTGTAGTTTAAAATAGTTTCTTTACGGTATCACTAAATGCAAATGCTTCAAAGTTTGGTATTGCTCGGGAAACAACACAGAATATCAGAAGAACAAGCAAAACTATGACTGAACTAAAGGCAAGGCAAAATCTAGGTGTCACAATAGCCTATGGCTCGGAAGAGCATGACAATTTGCCTTTTGGTTTAGGTTATAATTTAGGGGGCATTTGGGTTAATTTAAGTGAATTTTTAtctatatttgaatttttttaatactaacatttataaatttaagagAGTTAAgttttgactatttttgataaaaactccaTTTTCTTACACGCCATGTGAGCCTTGGAATTTACCTAGTGTGGGGCTGCAGTTcctattataaatttattttaagaattAACGATATTTTATTGAAAAGAAATCATAAAGAGAGACactttttattgaaaaaataaaataaaagaaatctTGAATAAAGTGAGGAGAGACGCATGAGATAAGCGATTAGCATGAAAAGTTGACGCAGTACAAGCAACAAAGGTTTCAAGCGAAACTTTAAGTAACAAGAAATCTGGATTCCACTAGAAATTAAGAGGAATTCTCATGGGATAGTTTTATTAAGATCTGAGATAATCAGAAACGTCAGACAAACCTGTCTAAATACACAACTCTCAATTCTTGAACTACTAGGGGAGTTATTacattaaaattgaaaaacagaATTAATTCGGAGACTTAAATACGTAACTCcgaaactgaaaaacagaatttattcGGAGAATTAACTACGAAACTTTGAATGCAGTTTTGGAAGGCCAAACGACCTCAGAATGCCAAAATCCATCGTACATCACAGCAAAGCTGTGAGTTTGACTCGTTGCGTCGTTCCCTTTCCGAAATGGTATTTTGCGTCCTAATCGGAGCTCCGACAACAAATCTGCAAATTCCTGCTACGTCCTTTTTCTAGCTCAACCGCGATAAAATCTGCCATCTGTTCTACATCAAAAGTTGGGAGAAGTTGTCTAATATCCTCGACAAGAAAACCACTCTAgactctttgttttctattgGTACTTCCAAGCCCATTCTCAATCATTTCTCGCAAATACTCTACCTCTCTTAACCTCACACCGAAAATCAACACAAATAGTGGATTTCATATAATGTTACAacccagaaaaaagaaaataaaaaaagctaGCGTACATCATTTAAGTTAATAATGGAAGACATAAACATTATACTCCACAACAGCATCTCCAGTTTCGAAGTCAACCTGGTGAGTGCTAGCATGAGCGTAGCCTCGGGCGAACCGGAAAAGCCCGCTTCCGCCTACTATCGGCATCTCCCTCACTTCGGATAACACGGAGTTGCGCCCTAGCACACTCAGGGTGCTACCATTATACTTCCCTtccacaaaaacaaagttgaaGGCCATCAAGAGCCCCAACTCACTCTGTGAAGCTGAAGCATAAATTCCTTGGGCTTTTCCGACAAGCTTGGAGCCCAGTTCAGGCCCAACAGTCAATGGGTCGTCCATCACGACCACAGCACCAAACACAGTCAAGGAAGTGTTTGTTGTGGGTGCCTCAGCAACTCTAACAGCTGTAGGGTTTCTGCCACTCAATATGTCATGGAAGTAGAAGTGCAGATGgctcagtttctctctctttagaCCATGTTTTGACGGAGATAAGGGTTTTGAGAAACGGTGAGTCTCTGCATTGGCAAGggttaagaagaagaagaagaagaggaaaatggTTATGAAAATGGTGTAGATGGAATTGAGGTTTTGGATGGTCTTGGCCATTGTAGAGAAAAAGCGAAAAGGGTTTTAGAGTAAAGGATCAATGGTTTCATTTTGGGCAACTCCGATTATATatagtgaaaaaaaaaatggattaattaattaataaataattggcatatataatatatgtattttcTTATACAATAATGTGGAAAAGAAAGGGGTGTGACAAAAGTCTAGGCTGTAAACAACCATAAGTCTTCAatcaagaaatttattttccaTTCTTTCTGCTTATAATTTCCACGATCTGGTAGGAAAAGGAGGCTTCAATGCATTGattaaatgattaaaaaaattctcgTGGTTTACAACCAACCGactaaaatatcaaaaggtGCAAAGGAACTTTAATATAGTGATTTAGAGTTTTACTCTCAGgcaaaatttggggtttgaaTTCTATAACATCCGTGTAATGTGAGTTTATTATACTATTACTCCACTCAATAGAAAAGGttgtcaagaaaaaaaaatcaaaaggtcAAATGGTGCGTGTAGAAAGTACAGAACGAAGTGAGAGGGAAAACCTGGGTGTTAGCTACATACGACTTAAAACTGACAGTCTTTTGGGgaaatatgcaattgcatgccagaaaagaaaagtgtaTACAAGGGGCAAGAAAATGGACCACAGACGACGAAACGTGCCCCGAGTCTATTGGAATATGCAATTTTGTgagggaaagaaaagaatagcATGGTCCATGCCTGATGGTTCCATGTGGTCCTCGTTCCAAGTCTTCTACATGGTCTTCACCAAAAAGTTGGAAAAGTGTCTACCATTGCAAAAGCTTTTACCCTGTATGGAAGGATGGTAATTAGATTGACTTTGGTGGCTTCCATGGTTTCATCCCAATTTAACTATATGCCAATTTATCCTGCACTTAAAGTCTTGTTCTCCATCCATAAGTTCGGTAATGCCTCAGAGTACCATTCTTAGGGAGGTCAAGGATTCGAGTCTTGTAAAGAACTTTCTGGAGAGAGCTTTCCGTAAACAGTGATCCGGCTAGGAATGGTAGCCCACTAACTATCACTCGAGTCTTGTAAAGAACTTTCTGGAGAGAGCTTTCCGTAAACAGTGATCCGGCTAGGAATGGTAGCCCACTAACTATCATTTTATgtaaccaagaaaaaaaagaagaagtcatGTCCTCGATTCCTCACCTAACATCGTACGTAGTAAAAGAGAATGGTAAGTATTTTGGTTTGtgagatttcttttttttagtttagtgGTACAATACTTATCATCTCATATCTAAGACAAGAGTTTGATTCTTGCCATAGTTAAAAGTGCCTGTATTAGAACaacattgaaatttttgttaagtgctttctagaaaaaaaacactaacaAATGCTTCTTGAAGAATCACTTAAATCGCTTTTATGACCCACAAGCACTTTAAAGTTATTCAACTAAACACATTTGTTAGTTATTAAAAAGTGATTTTGACTCTTCGAGAAGCATTCTCAAACAGAATTTTCACCTAAATCTTCTgacttaaaaaacaaaaaactctATGAGTGGAGCCAATTTTTGAGACTGAACTGGGCCTAGAAAATaacttgttttctttctctagcAAGACCAAGACACAACAACACCTACCTTTAGGTAAATGTTGGGTCAGGGTTCAGATTACAAGCCAAACTTGTGGCCCATTCTTCTTGGGCTAGTCCaatgaaacaaaattcttATTGTTCACACTGTAAGCCCAGCCCACATCTCAACCCCAAAATCGGATCACCGAAACCCTACCCGCCTCACTCACCGCACATACTATAAAAGCAAGATAACACATCCACACGCACCCTCATCGTCTAGGGCTTTAGCAGCAACTCTCAGAAAGAAACCTCCAAAccttagagagagagagcagctCAAAAATGCCGGCTGGACACGGTCTCAGGTCTCGTACTCGCGATCTCTTCTCGCGGGCCTTCAGGAAGAAGGGTTACATCCCTCTCTCAACCTATCTGAAGACCTACAGGATCGGCGACTATGTCGACGTCAAGGTTAACGGCGCCGTGCACAAGGGTATGCCCCACAAGTTCTACCATGGACGTACTGGTCGCGTCTGGAACGTCACCAAGCGCGCCATCGGTGTGGAGATCAATAAGCAGGTGATTCATTTTCGTTGGGTTTTctgtattttcatttttggacTCTCAGTTGTTTGATGATTTGCTTATGTGGAATGGTTGTCTGGATTTGTGGGTTCTTGTTGAAATTTCCGAACTTTTGGTTTGATTTCGACTTAATAGTGTTCAGTGACATCTGGGTACATTATAGCTATCATTGTTGTGGTTGTTGTTAGGCGGAAATGGGGATTTTATGTATATGTTTATGTGGTTTGTGGTTTCAGATGGTTTTAGTTTATAGCTGCTAATTGTACTGTTGATGTCTAGATTATGCTGAATGATAAGCTGGGTAATACACCTTGTTAGAGAATGGCTTACTGTATGTTAGATGTTTATAACTCACTGCAAGGAAGATCGAGAAAAGTTGTGAATAATGTTCAGCTTCTATTGGGAAATAATAGCTATAGAAAGCTTTGTGCAGATTATATATAGTTTATGCATGTCTGCTGGATGTGTTATGACGTGTTTGAATCTGTTTTTCCTTTATGGATCGGAAAAttaggtttttaatttattttccctTATGGAAATAAAAGATTATGTAACTTAGTGATTCTAGAAAGAACCATTTTTGTACAATGGAGATAATGTAGGTTAATCCTTTACTTGGATCAATCTTGAGCAATGTAATTTTGATCATTGTCATAAATCTAGTTTCCTTTTGTCTCATGATTTGAGGAATTCTATCCTTCTTTTGCCCTGATGCTAAAtgattgttgtattttttattttgcaatcGATTATTGGAAGGTTTACAAGTTGTATGCTTGTGCATGATATCAGGTTGGCAACAGGATTATCAGGAAGAGGATCCATGTGCGTGTGGAGCATGTGCAGCCTTCAAGGTGCACTGAGGAATTCCGTTTGAGGAAGATAAAGAATGATCAGTTGAAGGCTGAGGCCAAGGCAAAGGGTGAGGTCATTAGCACCAAGAGGCAGCCAAAGGGACCCAAGCCAGGTTTCAGGGTTGAAGGTGCAGTCATGGAAACTGTTACTCCCATTCCTTACGATGTCGTCAATGATCTTAAGGGAGGCTATTAGATCCATTTTACGGTTGTGTTGGTTATCACCAAGGACTGGTCTAGTTTATTAAAGTGtttctttagttttgttttctgaaaatttttgaGGTACTTTCATCTGTCGCAGCAGAAACTGCTTAGTTTAATGTTTTATGATACATGATGTTTTCAAGTACAATTTTGTGCGAATATGGAAATCTTCTGGAATTACCTATGatatttgtgttttgttttttctgatTATTTCCAGCACTTGGTTTGCTTTAGAAGTGTTAGAAATAGCACCTCGTGGTTTTCGTTTTTAATGATCAAAGTTTAATTATATCACTCTTTTACACCTATACTTGTTTTAGATTGGACTAAATTCTGGGTTCTACTGTGTCTTTGTTAATTGTCATAATCTAAACACTCACACATGGTTTGTCTAAAGTCATGTGAATTTTTTAAAGGTTCATAAATCCTACATTGCTTACTTTCTATGCAGGTATGAACTTGAGAAACTTCAGCTTCAAATGGTTCTTTTGGATTAATGAGCAAATCTTAAACTATTTACTCCCCATTGTTTGCTATGTATGTGTATGGTTCAAATCTTTCACCCTCTATGGTCTTACGGGATTTGAACGCATGACCAAGGACCATGTTTTAACCGTAATCTTTCATCCTCTATCGATGATTGCAGAAATTCTTGTAGCGTGGCACTAGATGAACTCCCTATAAGATAGAATCAGAAGCATTTAGTCTGAAGTCTACCATGTATTGGTTTAAGAAAAGAATATAAGGTGAGCTGGGCTGGGGTTCCAACTTCAAACAAAGAAACCTTGCTTTCTAATTActcttattaattttgttctctctcaACCCAAAGGTACATTGGttttgtacccaaaaaaaaaaaaaattaaaaaaagagaaggaaaattgGTACCTTTACTTTTGTTGCTGACCAAAAGAAGATCTCTCTGATTTTAATTATCCAAAGTATTATTTTCTGGGAACTGATTCTCTGTCTCTTGAGATAAATAATACAGCCCagttttcttcctttttagaATTTTCTGTAAGAATCTTGGCCACCGTATATAACAAGACATCAGCCTTTTTTAAGGACTCTTTTATCttacaaattaattacaatGATGAAgctttgagtttttttttgggtactgAAGATGAAGGCATCCTTCACATTCTACCCTATCCTGCTATTTCTTCTTGTCTCAGGTACCTTCTCTCTTAACACCATTAACCTATTgctttcaattctttttttcttcttcattatttCGGGGTTTATGCTCATAACTTTGTATAATTCAGCTattgtttgtttgcttttttttttttccccttttaatTGGGCAGTTGAATTTGGCACTTGCTCAGTGGTTCGTGGCAATGCACGCGCCGTGAGGATCCAGGAGCACTCGTGCCATAAGCTGATTGATCAGTCAATCAGATGTGAGCTGCAGAATTGCATCAAGGAATGCTCCAAAGAACCATCTGGTGTCGGAGTGTGCAGAAGTAGAGTCTGTTTTTGCACATACTATTGTAAGGATCCTCCAAAGTGATTATGAGTCATTTCATGAGGGCCTGAGGACACGTACATACGGGCTATAAAGGGAATATCAAGCACATAACATTGTTAATAGTGGGAGATTTACATTCAACTTCTTGTTTATGTTGACCACTAATCACATTAGCCTTAATTATAACATAAACTTTGATCCTAACATGATCAATTTGGATAACCCGGGTTCAACCTGAATACATTGAGCTTGGGTTATAACATAAACTTTGATCCTAACATGATCAATTTGGATAACCCGGGTTCAACCTGAATACATTGAGCTTGGGTTGGCCTCTTTACCCTCTCcaactttttcttcctcttttcatattttctgaGAACCCAGAACACAGATAACTGACGAGCCTACAAAATTTCGAGTAATTTTAGCAACATTGGAAGCAAATTTACATGACAATGAGTTGCCTGAGAGCAGATCTATTGTGTTTGCAAACATGCAAGATCCAAGCTCCAATTTAAATACCAGCCTGAATGGACAATCAATAATGCGCTGACAAGTAGGGTCGTATGGCAATTTCGGATATATGCAGCACAAGAAAAGCAACAGATCTTATAATTAGAAAGGATTGAAAGACTAATGAAGgatcattatatatatgagaaaaCGCAAAATAGTTTCTCTGTCAGATCAGGCGTTGTCAAAGTACATATTTTGCCACTTCTAATGGCGGGGTGACTAATTCGAAACATAGGACCGGCAACTGTCAATCCATGTTATAGGCATAACATACACGACAAAACAAATCTTTCGGTATCAGCACATGCCAATCAGCCATTGTCAAGGCCCCAACTGGTAATAGCCTACCCGACCCCATCGTAAAATAGCAGCAACAGCAAGCTGCAAGCTGCAGGTGGTTATTCGCTAGAGCTTCAGTCACCCAAGAAATTATTACGATACAACAAAATACAGATCAGCTGCCACTTCACAGCTAGAGCCTCAAACTTGTGTGAGACAAGATCTATGTAAATTCATCACAAAGGTTATACAATTTTAAACAGGTTGGGACTAAACATAGTAGTCTTAAATACCCTGAAGAAATTAAATGTAAACTTTGTTACCATTTCTCAGTACTGTGGCTGCATAAAGTTGAGCCCAGCATACAAGGTTTCATAGTTAGTATCCACAGTTCATGCCTGGTATCCGCATCCGGGTTAATGAATCACTTATGTGCAGCATCAGCTACAGGTAAAGACCAGTTCAACTTCTACCATCACAGCAATTACAAACCATTCAGGTTCATAACGAACTACACATCAATCTCATATGCAGCATGAGCTACACACAGGTTAAGACCCACTTACAGCCGCCACAGCAACTAAAAACTCCTTTCATGGACTATCAGgtaaaacattaaaatccTAGAGTATATAACACttttcagaaacaaagaaCCAAACCATATTTCTTACCAAAATTTATTCGGTATGGAGAAAAACAGATTAAGTTATTGGCCCTGCAAACAGCTCTCACTGCCAAAACAATCATACTTCTAAAACCAGCATACTGCTGCAACCAGCATCACAATCACGACCATCCGTCTACAAATTAGAAACAGCACCCACGGCTACAAATCAACATCCTCTTATCCAAGCCTCAATCACTCTTTTCACGAACATAACTATAAAACCCAAGAAATAGTTCGTGATGAATCAGTCCTATAAACTGAACCAGACAACTTGAGACCAGAGACT
Above is a genomic segment from Prunus dulcis chromosome 7, ALMONDv2, whole genome shotgun sequence containing:
- the LOC117635167 gene encoding dirigent protein 21-like, yielding MAKTIQNLNSIYTIFITIFLFFFFFLTLANAETHRFSKPLSPSKHGLKREKLSHLHFYFHDILSGRNPTAVRVAEAPTTNTSLTVFGAVVVMDDPLTVGPELGSKLVGKAQGIYASASQSELGLLMAFNFVFVEGKYNGSTLSVLGRNSVLSEVREMPIVGGSGLFRFARGYAHASTHQVDFETGDAVVEYNVYVFHY
- the LOC117634058 gene encoding 60S ribosomal protein L21-1 translates to MPAGHGLRSRTRDLFSRAFRKKGYIPLSTYLKTYRIGDYVDVKVNGAVHKGMPHKFYHGRTGRVWNVTKRAIGVEINKQVGNRIIRKRIHVRVEHVQPSRCTEEFRLRKIKNDQLKAEAKAKGEVISTKRQPKGPKPGFRVEGAVMETVTPIPYDVVNDLKGGY